In one Candidatus Nomurabacteria bacterium genomic region, the following are encoded:
- a CDS encoding Crp/Fnr family transcriptional regulator encodes MESIADLLPTQSTRRAVKKRSILIYQGEVPRQVYIVLSGVFKVYRLGNFGEEQIAGFRTKGDVFPASWLFGKTSSTLFYYEAMEDSEVLTVEKPVLLDLMEKNPEVKQYMFDYFATGYTGLIMQVTALEQSRAAEKLLLMMYYLMFRYGKQTAPGVYRVNLRLTHTTLGSLMGLTRETTTVELGRLKRKKIIDYDSKGYTINRAELERRLGDESFRGLRLQS; translated from the coding sequence GTGGAAAGTATAGCAGACCTTCTTCCAACCCAATCGACAAGACGTGCCGTAAAGAAACGTTCTATTTTGATTTATCAGGGCGAGGTTCCTAGGCAGGTCTATATCGTACTCTCTGGAGTCTTCAAAGTGTATCGCCTTGGTAACTTTGGCGAGGAACAAATCGCCGGTTTCCGAACCAAGGGTGATGTATTTCCTGCGTCGTGGCTATTCGGCAAAACCTCAAGCACGCTTTTTTACTATGAAGCCATGGAAGATTCCGAAGTACTCACTGTTGAAAAACCCGTGTTGCTCGACCTCATGGAAAAAAATCCCGAGGTAAAACAATACATGTTCGATTATTTCGCGACTGGTTATACGGGCCTGATTATGCAGGTGACCGCTTTAGAGCAGTCACGCGCTGCAGAAAAGCTACTTTTGATGATGTACTACCTAATGTTCCGTTATGGCAAGCAGACAGCGCCAGGCGTCTATCGCGTCAACCTACGGCTAACTCACACGACTCTCGGTAGCCTAATGGGGCTCACCCGAGAAACAACCACAGTAGAGCTGGGTCGTCTTAAACGCAAAAAGATTATTGATTATGACAGCAAGGGCTATACCATTAACCGCGCA
- a CDS encoding phosphate uptake regulator PhoU, giving the protein MKKRKLQATGGSSLTLTLPKSWVDRWALRSKDEVFVNETKGGLTIQPASRTKRDLIYRFDLDGKSSSWIEREMIGSYIAGADRIELASKRITSEQNQIIRQTIRLFFGFEIVRETSDTIVARTLLNEMSFSIPENTIGVFQMVRSMFEDALVAAQDGDKELATDIIQRDHEVNKIVYAIKRHFQQVLGGKIDNDVAKADFYRSIAGQIERIGDHAVKIAELAGNDRTEPVQLSHSFSSIKKGAEQLLQDTETMLLHFDIDKAHAILDKDHELEQLIFSSKRMKQSYEGAIVEDSLDRLRGYVMNIAERMIDYLVSVRQND; this is encoded by the coding sequence ATGAAGAAACGAAAATTACAGGCAACTGGTGGAAGCAGCTTGACGCTAACACTACCTAAATCCTGGGTAGACCGATGGGCGCTCCGTAGCAAAGACGAGGTGTTTGTTAACGAGACTAAAGGCGGATTAACCATACAGCCGGCATCAAGAACCAAGCGTGATTTGATTTATCGCTTCGATCTCGACGGCAAGAGCAGTAGTTGGATTGAACGAGAAATGATTGGTTCGTATATAGCCGGCGCCGACCGTATTGAGCTAGCCAGCAAACGTATTACTTCCGAACAAAATCAAATCATCAGACAGACAATTCGTTTATTTTTCGGGTTTGAAATCGTACGAGAAACATCTGACACTATCGTTGCTCGCACTCTGCTCAACGAAATGTCATTTTCGATTCCTGAAAACACAATTGGCGTCTTTCAGATGGTACGTAGCATGTTCGAGGACGCTTTAGTTGCTGCGCAAGACGGCGACAAAGAATTAGCGACCGACATCATACAACGCGACCACGAAGTTAACAAAATTGTCTATGCTATCAAACGTCACTTCCAACAAGTTCTCGGCGGCAAGATCGATAACGACGTTGCCAAAGCCGATTTTTATCGCAGCATCGCCGGACAAATCGAACGTATTGGCGACCACGCCGTCAAAATTGCCGAGCTAGCAGGAAACGACCGAACCGAGCCCGTACAGTTGTCTCATAGTTTTTCTTCCATCAAAAAAGGTGCGGAGCAATTACTGCAAGATACCGAAACGATGCTTCTCCACTTTGACATAGACAAAGCGCATGCAATCCTAGATAAAGATCATGAGCTTGAACAACTTATTTTCAGTTCAAAGAGAATGAAACAGTCATACGAAGGAGCCATCGTCGAAGACAGTCTTGATCGGCTACGAGGGTATGTCATGAATATTGCCGAACGCATGATTGACTACCTGGTAAGCGTTCGCCAAAATGATTAA
- the pstS gene encoding phosphate ABC transporter substrate-binding protein PstS, with product MSKNTGMISGVIAVIVVAAGLLVLTNNKSDTDTNKSNTAVTVTGAGSTFAAPVYGQLGKEYKDKKNVTINYQSVGSGAGVAQFIANTVNFGGTDVALKDSEVSQAKVHGDPLNIPVSFGAITVSYNLPGVKSGLKLDGSTVADIYMGKITKWNDSAITTLNPGVSLPDMAISPVYRSDSSGTTAQLTTFLADESSDWSSQIGSDKTVKWPAGTGSKGNDGVAATTSQTVGALGYVELAYALQNNFTVASVKNKMGEYVAPSLDTTSKAGDNLPNLPEDLRFTSIDSPAEGAYPIASPTFIVTYQDVCKAGAVKNANEAGALKGWLGYILGEGQVSMKKLEYAPLAPSLLKKAQAKVDSMTCNGSAIQAR from the coding sequence ATGAGTAAAAACACGGGGATGATTTCTGGCGTTATCGCGGTAATCGTAGTAGCGGCTGGGTTACTAGTTTTGACGAACAATAAATCAGACACAGACACAAACAAGAGCAACACGGCAGTAACCGTAACGGGCGCTGGTTCTACGTTTGCCGCTCCGGTTTATGGCCAGCTAGGCAAGGAATACAAAGACAAGAAAAACGTTACTATCAACTATCAGTCGGTCGGTTCTGGTGCTGGTGTAGCGCAATTTATCGCGAACACGGTGAATTTCGGTGGCACTGATGTTGCTCTGAAAGATTCAGAAGTGAGTCAAGCAAAAGTACACGGTGACCCGCTTAATATACCAGTATCGTTTGGTGCAATTACCGTGTCTTATAACTTGCCGGGCGTGAAAAGTGGTCTGAAACTCGATGGCTCGACAGTTGCCGACATATACATGGGTAAGATTACTAAGTGGAACGATTCTGCGATAACTACGTTAAATCCAGGCGTATCTCTACCTGACATGGCAATATCGCCAGTATATCGTTCAGATTCATCAGGTACTACGGCACAACTTACTACATTCCTCGCTGACGAGAGTTCTGATTGGAGCTCACAGATTGGTAGCGACAAAACAGTCAAGTGGCCGGCAGGTACTGGTTCGAAAGGTAATGACGGCGTTGCCGCTACGACGAGCCAAACAGTTGGAGCGCTTGGTTACGTCGAACTGGCATACGCATTGCAAAATAATTTCACCGTTGCTTCGGTCAAAAATAAAATGGGCGAATATGTTGCTCCGTCGCTCGATACTACGTCGAAAGCTGGCGATAACTTACCGAATCTACCCGAAGATTTACGATTCACTTCGATTGATTCACCGGCTGAAGGTGCGTATCCGATTGCATCTCCAACATTCATCGTTACGTATCAGGATGTCTGCAAGGCTGGAGCTGTTAAAAACGCGAACGAGGCTGGGGCTTTGAAAGGCTGGCTGGGTTACATACTGGGCGAAGGCCAGGTAAGTATGAAAAAGTTAGAGTACGCGCCACTAGCACCAAGCTTGCTAAAAAAAGCTCAAGCAAAGGTTGATAGTATGACATGCAACGGTTCTGCGATTCAGGCAAGGTAG
- the pstC gene encoding phosphate ABC transporter permease subunit PstC, producing MLIRRALQFVAVAILVVIGYFFVQLIAASLPVFAKMSVVGFVFENNWDVAHAVFGALPLVVGTVITSAIALVIGVPVAVAAALFITELAPVRMRGVLALLLDLLAAIPSVIYGLWGVFILIPTLKPAEEWVAATFHYVPFIGGTVIGPNYFVAGLILAIMIVPIVSAISREVLATVPLAEKEAALALGATRWEMIQLAVLPHARPGIVSASMLGLGRAIGETIAVTLVIGNAAVIGGSLFSQGYTLAAVIANEFGEAGVGTIHASALIAAGLILFVMTLVINGVARAVVLQRTQKHSGSIADRVVA from the coding sequence ATGTTAATTCGCCGTGCTTTGCAATTTGTGGCTGTGGCCATCTTGGTTGTAATCGGTTATTTTTTTGTCCAGTTGATAGCCGCGTCATTGCCCGTGTTTGCCAAGATGAGTGTCGTAGGGTTCGTCTTTGAAAATAACTGGGATGTAGCACACGCGGTGTTCGGCGCCCTGCCACTTGTTGTCGGAACGGTAATTACGTCGGCTATTGCGCTAGTTATAGGCGTTCCTGTTGCAGTTGCGGCAGCACTCTTTATCACCGAGTTAGCTCCGGTGCGGATGCGAGGCGTGCTGGCGCTGCTACTCGACTTGCTGGCTGCCATTCCGTCGGTTATTTACGGTTTATGGGGAGTTTTTATTTTGATTCCCACGTTAAAGCCGGCAGAAGAATGGGTGGCGGCAACATTCCACTACGTGCCGTTTATAGGCGGAACGGTCATTGGTCCGAATTATTTCGTTGCAGGTTTGATACTCGCGATTATGATCGTACCAATTGTATCTGCGATTTCACGTGAGGTATTAGCGACAGTGCCGTTAGCAGAAAAGGAAGCCGCTCTGGCACTTGGCGCCACTCGATGGGAGATGATTCAGCTAGCCGTACTGCCGCATGCAAGGCCTGGTATTGTCAGTGCTTCGATGCTTGGATTGGGCCGTGCGATTGGTGAAACAATCGCCGTCACCTTAGTCATCGGCAACGCTGCAGTCATAGGAGGCAGTCTGTTTTCTCAGGGATATACTTTGGCTGCTGTGATTGCTAATGAATTTGGCGAGGCGGGTGTAGGCACCATACACGCGTCAGCATTGATTGCTGCTGGGCTGATATTGTTTGTCATGACGCTCGTTATAAATGGCGTTGCGCGAGCCGTGGTGTTGCAACGTACACAAAAACACAGTGGCTCCATAGCAGACAGGGTGGTGGCATGA
- the pstA gene encoding phosphate ABC transporter permease PstA, protein MSVLGVVSARRRWTSRILHGVLMTGLIVALTPLVLVLAYVLARGLPALNLEFFTTDPTGAFFGDQGGIRSAIVGTLEIVGLAMLVSVPIGIALAVYLNEIGRQSRMAVAVRYCIDVMTGVPSIVFGLFIYTVFVVGGMAAGFAAWKGAVALSLLMLPIVTRAGEVSLAMVPDTLREAALALGAPRWKVIGYVVLPSALPGMMTGGLLAIARAAGETAPLLFTVLGAQVTTFALDQQMNALPLQIFNDVRQPSSALVTRAWGGALTLILLILLVTIIARLSARRIRL, encoded by the coding sequence ATGAGCGTACTAGGAGTTGTGTCGGCTAGGCGACGTTGGACAAGTCGGATTCTGCACGGTGTGCTCATGACTGGTTTGATAGTAGCACTTACGCCGCTTGTTTTGGTGTTGGCATACGTTCTTGCGCGTGGATTGCCAGCGTTGAATCTGGAATTTTTTACGACTGATCCGACCGGTGCGTTTTTTGGCGACCAAGGAGGTATCCGCAGTGCGATAGTGGGTACACTTGAAATCGTTGGGCTGGCGATGTTGGTTTCCGTGCCAATTGGCATTGCGTTAGCTGTATATTTGAATGAAATTGGACGTCAGTCACGGATGGCTGTTGCTGTCCGATATTGCATCGACGTTATGACTGGTGTGCCGTCGATTGTTTTTGGTCTATTTATCTATACGGTTTTTGTTGTTGGCGGCATGGCTGCTGGCTTTGCCGCATGGAAAGGTGCCGTTGCACTCAGTCTGCTCATGCTGCCCATCGTAACGCGAGCGGGTGAGGTAAGTCTGGCGATGGTGCCAGATACGCTTCGCGAGGCGGCGCTGGCACTTGGTGCACCACGTTGGAAAGTTATTGGATATGTCGTGTTGCCATCTGCATTGCCTGGCATGATGACAGGCGGCTTATTGGCAATCGCGCGAGCGGCTGGCGAAACAGCTCCGCTATTATTTACCGTACTTGGCGCACAGGTGACGACGTTTGCTCTAGACCAGCAAATGAATGCATTGCCGCTACAGATATTTAACGATGTACGTCAACCAAGTAGCGCACTCGTGACTAGAGCGTGGGGTGGGGCGTTGACGCTTATATTATTGATTTTACTCGTAACGATAATTGCGCGCCTTAGCGCCAGGAGGATACGTTTATGA
- the pstB gene encoding phosphate ABC transporter ATP-binding protein yields the protein MGVHNLQAYYGNAEAVKSVSVDFLPNQITALIGPSGCGKSTLVRCLNRMHEEIPGTFVKGRVLLDGQDIYDDRIDPVAVRRTVGMVFQKPNPFPTMSIIENVMAGPRLSGGNSEDLRNRAERALKDAGLWEEVKHKLNRPASGLSGGQQQRLCIARAIALEPEVLLMDEPCSALDPVSTRRVEELIMKLKNRFTVVLVTHNLQQAVRVADRTAFMLDGELIEIAPTKKLFEKPKDYRTKEYVTGRFG from the coding sequence ATGGGTGTTCATAATCTTCAGGCTTACTATGGTAATGCGGAGGCTGTTAAGAGTGTGTCGGTCGACTTTTTGCCAAATCAGATTACTGCGTTAATCGGGCCTTCGGGTTGCGGCAAGTCGACGCTTGTACGTTGTCTGAATAGGATGCACGAGGAGATTCCCGGTACGTTCGTAAAAGGCAGGGTTCTACTTGACGGTCAAGATATTTACGACGATAGGATTGATCCGGTTGCGGTGCGACGGACGGTCGGCATGGTTTTTCAAAAGCCGAACCCGTTTCCGACAATGTCGATTATCGAGAATGTTATGGCTGGGCCGCGCTTGTCTGGCGGTAATTCAGAAGATCTACGTAATCGGGCAGAGCGAGCATTAAAAGACGCTGGTTTGTGGGAAGAGGTTAAGCATAAATTGAACCGCCCAGCATCTGGCTTGTCTGGCGGTCAACAGCAACGTTTGTGTATTGCTCGCGCAATTGCACTTGAGCCAGAAGTGCTGCTGATGGATGAGCCATGTTCGGCGCTTGACCCAGTGTCAACGCGGCGTGTCGAAGAATTAATCATGAAGCTCAAAAATCGTTTCACGGTTGTGTTGGTGACGCACAATTTACAGCAGGCAGTGAGGGTAGCAGATCGGACGGCGTTTATGTTAGACGGTGAACTTATAGAAATTGCGCCTACTAAAAAACTTTTCGAAAAACCCAAAGATTACCGTACAAAGGAGTATGTGACCGGACGTTTCGGCTGA
- a CDS encoding AbrB/MazE/SpoVT family DNA-binding domain-containing protein — translation MHPSNKKLYGTATIGSKGQVVIPAEAREELNLRPGDRLYVVSAGAGGVVFLKEEMLENIVDQMSQQVEGFREYKKYGRKEK, via the coding sequence ATGCACCCAAGCAACAAGAAACTATATGGCACGGCAACAATTGGCAGTAAAGGCCAAGTCGTCATACCAGCTGAGGCTCGCGAAGAGTTGAATTTGCGACCAGGTGACCGACTTTATGTCGTGAGTGCCGGTGCGGGTGGCGTCGTTTTCCTGAAAGAGGAAATGTTGGAAAACATCGTCGACCAAATGTCGCAACAGGTAGAGGGTTTCCGCGAGTACAAGAAGTACGGACGTAAAGAAAAATAA
- a CDS encoding MFS transporter: MHHHLELRTKVIIMLSVMASMFLVALDQTIISTALGKIVEEFNAFDSLSWIVTAYLLTTTITVPIAGKMSDLFGRRTVLLIGVAVFATGSLMSGMAGSVEQLVVWRAFQGIGGGIITANAFTIIGDLFAARERGRWQGMIGAVFGLSSLVGPLLGGWLTDPHNILGLTTNWRWTLWINVPIGIAAFAIIAIFCPPLKRDKKPVVDYAGAALLTIALGTLVLAVDNTDQIFKGLLDNTSLTLVSLRVIMYSIVAVSVAAFVMVERRAKEPILPLRFFRNRNYVLIMGIATLFGAGFLGSILYLTQFNQQVFGASATQSGLMLLPMVVGLMITAITSGQLISRTGKYKIFMQAGIVLATVMVAMLTTLTPDTKYVYEGFLMLLLGAGLGVVMPVMSLAVQNEFEQHDLGVATSSSQLFRSLGSTIGIAIFGALLTAGLTNSLIGIQDDAYLQALKKNPEASKIGNFNDSNTLLTLNMPDLKNKITDGFNAGINSQPNLPAPVKQQATENFKKEQAAYSDKIITAFSDSLRRLFLVSALLMFVATILVFMIKEKELKAASPDQAPGVA, translated from the coding sequence ATGCACCATCATTTAGAGCTGCGCACAAAAGTGATCATTATGCTGTCTGTCATGGCCAGCATGTTTTTGGTAGCGCTAGACCAAACAATCATTTCGACGGCGCTTGGCAAGATCGTCGAAGAATTTAACGCGTTTGATTCACTTAGTTGGATCGTGACGGCATATCTACTGACAACGACCATAACGGTTCCGATCGCTGGTAAAATGTCTGACTTGTTCGGTCGTCGGACTGTGCTGCTAATAGGTGTGGCTGTATTTGCCACCGGGTCGCTAATGTCAGGTATGGCAGGTAGTGTCGAGCAGCTCGTTGTGTGGCGAGCGTTCCAGGGTATCGGCGGCGGTATCATTACTGCGAATGCCTTTACTATCATCGGCGACTTGTTTGCAGCTCGCGAGCGTGGCCGATGGCAGGGTATGATTGGCGCGGTATTTGGTTTGTCGTCACTTGTAGGGCCGCTGCTTGGAGGTTGGTTAACTGATCCGCACAATATACTTGGTCTGACGACTAACTGGCGCTGGACACTGTGGATAAATGTACCGATAGGTATTGCGGCGTTCGCCATTATCGCAATCTTTTGTCCGCCATTGAAGCGCGACAAGAAGCCAGTCGTTGATTATGCCGGAGCGGCCCTGTTGACTATTGCCTTGGGTACATTAGTACTTGCAGTTGATAACACGGATCAGATATTTAAGGGTCTGCTGGACAATACGAGCCTAACTCTCGTTAGTCTGCGTGTAATCATGTACTCTATCGTTGCCGTTTCTGTAGCTGCATTTGTGATGGTTGAGCGACGAGCGAAAGAGCCGATTCTTCCGCTTCGATTCTTCCGTAATCGTAATTACGTGTTAATTATGGGTATCGCTACATTGTTTGGCGCAGGATTCTTGGGATCGATCCTGTACCTTACACAGTTTAATCAGCAGGTATTTGGCGCTTCGGCAACACAATCTGGTTTGATGTTGTTGCCAATGGTAGTTGGACTTATGATTACGGCTATCACGTCGGGTCAGCTTATATCACGAACTGGTAAATACAAGATATTTATGCAGGCCGGTATCGTATTAGCAACGGTGATGGTGGCTATGTTGACAACACTGACGCCAGATACCAAGTATGTCTACGAAGGGTTCCTGATGCTTCTGCTGGGTGCCGGACTTGGTGTTGTGATGCCAGTCATGAGCCTTGCGGTTCAAAACGAATTTGAGCAACACGACCTTGGTGTCGCGACAAGCTCTAGTCAATTGTTCCGTAGTCTTGGATCAACAATCGGAATTGCGATCTTTGGCGCATTACTGACCGCAGGATTAACGAACAGCCTTATTGGTATTCAGGATGACGCTTACCTTCAGGCTCTCAAGAAGAATCCAGAGGCAAGTAAGATTGGTAACTTTAATGACTCTAATACACTTCTGACACTTAATATGCCTGATCTGAAAAACAAGATTACAGACGGCTTTAACGCGGGAATAAATAGTCAACCAAACTTGCCAGCACCAGTTAAGCAACAGGCGACAGAGAACTTTAAAAAAGAGCAGGCAGCGTATAGCGACAAGATCATAACTGCCTTTAGTGACAGTTTGCGCCGGCTATTCTTGGTATCGG